A single genomic interval of Xiphophorus couchianus chromosome 2, X_couchianus-1.0, whole genome shotgun sequence harbors:
- the lmf2a gene encoding lipase maturation factor 2a, protein MGETILPRRLFLWCMALIYMVAFVSLYVQIPGLYGNDGLLPARWQLRYTGKSLLEQLLTSPTLLWLGPRLGLDTQTAMELLCLTGAALSLAATLLEPLRDSLVFFCLWALYLSMYQVGQVFLYFQWDNLLLETGFLCILVAPLTLIRGSRTVRDHDPVTFWLIRWLLFRLMFASGVVKLTSRCPTWWGLTALTYHYETQCIPTPLAWFAHQLPVCWQKLSVVGTFIIEIPVPFLFFSPLRRLRLAAFYMQLLLQVLIILSGNYNFFNLLTVTLCLSLLDDRHVNFWLRKADKSGDENNDSKLLLWLSRLAELLVWALMIFGTIICFDLQVDSAKNSVSSRTAFTYHQFNQFLKTVTIPCIWIGVLSLTWELVTSMFRCACISSFLERFWGMIQWTVFSAAAVSMFAVSLVPFSYIEYDSHSRLWPGVRQAYGLVDRYQLVNSYGLFRRMTGVGGRPEVVIEGSNDGNTWTEIEFMYKPGNVSASPPVVTPHQPRLDWQMWFAALGPQTQSPWFTSLMYRLLQGKREVIELIQTDVSKYPFHEEPPTYLRAHRYRYWFTEPKADGSFPERWWRRVYDEEFYPRVHLGNTFLEGMLTQFGLKDKSASRRVSNTSVAQAVRRVRAQVRGVPAHTLIWTLIACSATFCLLQGLRGKNRHTEQTAVTNKAAEKVDDLNEGGDESLSDHSEEKQAKEDESEKNTDDEEEEENEQKSVSENDDEEELVKKDESHDESF, encoded by the exons ATGGGGGAAACTATCCTACCTCGGCGCCTGTTCCTCTGGTGCATGGCGCTCATCTACATGGTAGCTTTTGTTTCCCTCTACGTTCAGATACCAG GTCTGTATGGGAATGATGGGCTGCTCCCTGCCCGCTGGCAGCTGCGGTACACTGGGAAGTCTCTCCTGGAACAGCTGCTGACCTCTCCCACCCTGCTGTGGCTGGGACCCCGCCTGGGCCTGGACACCCAGACGGCCATGGAGCTGCTGTGCCTCACTGGGGCCGCTCTGAGCCTGGCAGCCacgctgctggagcctctgagGGACAGCCTGGTCTTCTTCTGCCTCTGGGCCTTGTACTTGTCTATGTACCAA GTAGGCCAGGTGTTCCTTTACTTCCAGTG GGACAACTTGCTGCTTGAGACCGGGTTCCTCTGTATCCTCGTGGCTCCCCTGACATTAATAAGGGGATCTCGAACGGTCAGAGATCACGATCCTGTGACCTTCTGGCTGATTCGCTGGCTGCTCTTCAGGCTGATGTTTGCCTCAGGAGTGGTGAAGCTCACCTCACGTTGTCCCACATGGTGGGGCCTCACAG CTCTGACATATCATTATGAAACTCAGTGCATCCCTACTCCACTGGCCTGGTTTGCCCACCAGTTGCCAGTCTGCTGGCAGAAGCTCAGCGTAGTGGGAACGTTCATTATAGAAATCCCTGTACCGTTTCTCTTCTTCAGTCCTTTGCGACGGCTGCGACTTGCCGCCTTTTATATGCAG TTGCTTCTTCAGGTGCTCATCATTTTGTCCGGTAATTACAACTTTTTCAATCTGCTGACGGTGACCCTCTGTCTGTCCCTTCTGGATGACCGCCACGTCAACTTTTGGCTCCGCAAAGCAGACAAGTCTGGAGACGAGAACAACG aCTCCAAGCTGTTGCTGTGGCTTTCTCGCTTAGCGGAGCTGCTAGTTTGGGCTCTCATGATCTTTGGAACAATTATCTGCTTCGACCTGCAGGTGGATTCAGCTAAGAACAGTGTCTCATCGCGCACAG CATTCACATACcaccagtttaaccagtttcTGAAGACTGTCACCATCCCCTGCATCTGGATCGGTGTCCTCTCGCTCACCTGGGAGTTGGTCACATCCATGTTCAG GTGTGCGTGCATCTCTAGCTTCCTGGAGCGGTTTTGGGGGATGATCCAGTGGACggtgttttctgctgctgctgtgtcgATGTTTGCAGTCAGTCTG gtGCCTTTTAGCTACATAGAGTATGACTCTCACTCCAGGTTGTGGCCGGGGGTGCGTCAGGCGTACGGACTGGTGGATCGCTACCAGCTAGTCAACTCCTACGGCTTGTTCAGAAGGATGACGGGAGTGGGTGGGAGGCCAGAAGTGGTCATTGAAGGGAGCAACGATGGGAACACATGGACG GAAATTGAGTTCATGTACAAGCCAGGGAACGTCAGTGCGTCTCCCCCTGTGGTGACGCCACATCAGCCTCGCTTGGACTGGCAGATGTGGTTTGCAGCTTTGGGGCCTCAAACCCAGAGTCCTTGGTTCACTAGTCTGATGTACCGACTCCTGCAAGGCAAAAGAGAAG TGATTGAACTGATCCAGACGGATGTATCCAAGTATCCATTTCATGAGGAGCCGCCTACCTACCTGCGAGCTCACCGCTATAGATACTGGTTTACTGAACCAAAGGCCGATGG ATCTTTTCCAGAGCGCTGGTGGAGGAGAGTCTATGATGAGGAGTTCTATCCCAGAGTGCACTTGGGCAACACCTTCTTGGAGGGCATGCTCACCCAGTTTGGACTAAAG GACAAGTCGGCTTCACGTCGGGTTTCCAACACCTCTGTTGCCCAAGCGGTGAGGAGGGTGCGTGCTCAGGTCAGAGGCGTTCCTGCCCACACTCTCATCTGGACTCTCATTGCCTGTAGCGCCACCTTCTGTCTGCTCCAGGGTTTGCGTGGCAAGAACAGGCATACAGAGCAGACTGCAGTCACCAATAAGGCGGCTGAGAAGGTGGACGATCTCAACGAGGGTGGAGATGAAAGCTTGTCAGATCATTCAGAGGAAAAACAGGCAAAGGAGGATGAGAGTGAAAAGAACACTgacgatgaagaggaggaggaaaatgagCAAAAGTCAGTCAGTGAAAATGATGATGAGGAAGAGTTGGTGAAGAAAGATGAGAGTCATGATGAAAGTTTTTAG